A part of Microbacterium terregens genomic DNA contains:
- a CDS encoding AAA family ATPase translates to MLARHPERTRLDELLESIRDGRSSTLLLSGGAGVGKTTLLNYLVQNSAGVQILGVTGIQSEIELPYAALHQLCRPLMSTIDSLPDPLQDALETTFGMRGGSLPDKFLLGLATLSLLSDASRAGPILCVVDDAQWLDSVSAEVLGFVARRLDAEGVGMAFAARTPHHIPGLEGVARLALTGLERKDAHELLLSLAHGATDPGALHRILDEADGNPLVLMESVRALTREELATGILLADAPSQLTRIEEQFRQRVILLPPDTQQLLLIAAAEPLGDARAIQLAAAKSGIDTAAVRSAIEAGLCEPGVGIRFRHPLVRSTVYRTASPASVRAAHSALAAADPAIVQPDLLAWHRARASEGKDEDTAAELAHAAARATARGALALAAVLLRQALELTASDDLRAEWSLQLAQIELAAGQFADAAKDLGVVSAVSLRPVMRAEARLTEARLAFVRERGGAAIPLFLEAADQLAKVDPGAAQAAYLEALSAALFAGNLAQSADLTQVALRWRASGAPPGHRPVDLLRDAFVSVISDGDDRAWNQMHAALVALQSDGDQQYPAVPWLRVAFSATAAAWDLDAWEYVSRQLVELSRARGDYSELPMALSSLAFVHLFAGELSTASDTVGEMATITSATGAEVSPYGAIGVAALQGREADLAALIETTVPAAEARTDATGVAIGYWASAILNNGLGRYDEALASASRAVPLHHSLHATSAWALVELIEAASRLNGSADAGTAMDQLETAAKFSGTDWALGVLARSRALISTDTEAEALYVEALRRLDSSRARLDAARAYLVYGEWLRRQKRLADARDRLTRAQQLFEDIGATAFARRASAELQAAGSQVRKPGRVGRPLLTSQEAQIARLVSEGLSNNDVAARMFLSPRTVEYHLGKIFNKLHINSRHQIATVSPDV, encoded by the coding sequence GTGCTTGCCCGGCACCCCGAAAGAACCCGGCTCGATGAGCTCCTGGAGAGCATCCGCGACGGCCGCAGCTCGACACTGCTCCTCAGCGGAGGCGCAGGCGTCGGAAAGACAACCCTGCTCAACTATCTCGTCCAGAACTCAGCCGGAGTCCAGATTCTCGGCGTCACCGGCATCCAGTCCGAGATCGAGTTGCCCTACGCGGCTTTACATCAACTTTGCCGACCCCTGATGAGCACGATCGACTCGTTGCCCGATCCACTGCAGGACGCGCTTGAAACCACATTCGGCATGCGCGGAGGCTCACTCCCGGACAAGTTCCTGCTCGGCCTGGCCACGCTCAGCCTGCTTTCCGACGCCTCTCGTGCTGGACCTATCCTTTGCGTCGTGGATGATGCGCAGTGGCTGGACAGCGTCTCGGCCGAAGTGCTCGGATTCGTCGCTCGGCGACTGGACGCTGAGGGCGTCGGGATGGCATTCGCGGCCCGCACCCCCCACCACATTCCCGGGCTGGAGGGCGTTGCGCGTCTGGCCCTCACCGGTTTGGAGAGGAAAGACGCGCACGAGCTACTCTTGTCCCTCGCACACGGAGCGACTGACCCCGGGGCCCTGCACAGGATCCTCGACGAGGCAGACGGAAACCCGCTCGTCCTCATGGAGTCCGTTCGCGCTCTCACTCGCGAGGAGCTTGCAACTGGGATCCTGCTTGCTGATGCACCGTCTCAGCTCACTCGAATCGAAGAGCAGTTCCGGCAGCGCGTGATTCTGCTGCCACCGGACACCCAGCAACTGCTCCTCATCGCAGCGGCCGAGCCGTTGGGAGACGCGCGGGCAATCCAGCTTGCGGCTGCAAAGTCTGGCATTGACACCGCTGCGGTCCGGTCCGCGATCGAGGCGGGGCTTTGCGAACCTGGCGTGGGCATTCGGTTCCGTCATCCCCTCGTCCGTTCCACGGTCTATCGCACTGCTTCACCAGCCTCAGTCAGGGCTGCGCACTCAGCTCTCGCTGCGGCCGACCCCGCCATCGTGCAGCCCGACCTTCTCGCCTGGCATCGCGCGCGCGCGAGCGAAGGGAAAGACGAAGACACCGCCGCCGAGTTGGCGCATGCAGCAGCGCGGGCGACGGCGCGTGGTGCCCTCGCCCTCGCCGCCGTACTCCTGCGGCAGGCGCTAGAGCTGACAGCCAGCGACGATCTGAGAGCGGAGTGGTCGCTGCAGCTCGCTCAAATCGAGCTGGCGGCTGGGCAGTTCGCCGACGCCGCCAAAGATCTCGGGGTGGTGTCCGCCGTTAGCCTTCGGCCAGTCATGCGCGCCGAGGCCAGACTCACGGAAGCGAGGCTCGCGTTCGTGCGGGAACGCGGCGGAGCGGCGATCCCGCTGTTCCTGGAAGCAGCCGACCAACTGGCGAAGGTCGATCCGGGAGCGGCGCAGGCCGCATACCTCGAAGCGCTCTCTGCCGCGCTCTTCGCCGGAAACCTGGCGCAGTCCGCGGATCTCACTCAGGTGGCGTTGAGGTGGCGCGCTTCCGGTGCCCCGCCCGGCCACCGGCCCGTTGACCTGCTTCGAGACGCGTTCGTGTCCGTCATTAGCGACGGCGACGATCGGGCATGGAACCAGATGCACGCGGCACTTGTCGCCCTCCAGAGTGACGGTGACCAGCAATATCCTGCCGTGCCATGGTTGCGCGTGGCCTTCTCGGCGACCGCGGCCGCGTGGGATCTCGACGCCTGGGAATACGTCTCGCGTCAACTTGTCGAACTCAGCCGCGCCAGAGGTGACTACAGCGAGCTCCCGATGGCGCTCAGTTCCCTCGCGTTCGTGCACCTGTTCGCCGGTGAACTTTCGACTGCGAGCGACACAGTCGGCGAGATGGCGACGATTACCTCCGCCACAGGTGCTGAGGTGAGTCCATACGGTGCGATCGGAGTTGCCGCGTTGCAGGGGCGTGAGGCAGACCTCGCCGCTCTGATCGAGACCACCGTCCCCGCGGCTGAAGCACGAACCGATGCCACGGGTGTCGCGATCGGTTACTGGGCATCGGCCATATTGAACAACGGGCTGGGTCGCTACGACGAGGCGCTCGCGTCGGCATCGCGTGCCGTCCCTCTCCACCACTCATTGCACGCGACGAGCGCGTGGGCATTGGTTGAACTGATCGAGGCCGCGAGTCGGTTGAACGGTTCGGCGGACGCCGGCACCGCAATGGACCAGCTCGAGACCGCCGCAAAGTTCAGCGGCACGGATTGGGCCCTAGGCGTGCTCGCGAGGTCTCGCGCACTGATCAGCACAGACACTGAGGCGGAGGCGCTTTACGTCGAAGCACTCCGTCGCCTGGATTCCAGCCGCGCCCGTCTCGACGCTGCCCGTGCGTACCTTGTGTACGGCGAATGGCTCCGTCGACAGAAACGCCTCGCCGATGCCCGTGACCGGCTCACCCGAGCTCAGCAACTGTTCGAGGACATCGGGGCCACAGCCTTTGCGCGTAGAGCGTCTGCTGAGCTCCAGGCAGCGGGTTCGCAGGTGCGGAAGCCCGGTCGTGTCGGCCGGCCGCTACTCACCTCTCAGGAAGCTCAAATAGCGCGACTGGTAAGTGAAGGCCTCAGCAACAACGACGTGGCCGCACGGATGTTCCTCAGCCCGCGAACGGTGGAATATCACCTCGGCAAGATATTCAACAAACTGCACATCAACTCCCGCCACCAGATTGCGACGGTCAGCCCGGATGTTTGA
- a CDS encoding MFS transporter, producing the protein MRRRAASHTFRSGGTGRDTVPSLRQTNTPRLIPEIVGPHLIHNAVTLNSIFVNVGRAIGPIIAAVLISTLGVAWCFYINAGSFIAVVIALLSLRVSALMPAHRTSPARGQLIAGFLYARRVPLTLAPVAMMAVVGTFTCEFEVSLPLFAKGALGDVDASYPWLIGAFGAGSVIGGVYCMLRPETGMRRLIRASAAYAVSMAGLAVAPSAAVAVAILVVMASITFLTTGNSTIQIASAPEYRGRVTALWSTAFLGTTPIGSATIGAIGGIDPRLAVGVGACACVVAALIGRTLSRSTRTSL; encoded by the coding sequence ATGCGGCGTCGGGCGGCATCCCACACCTTTCGATCTGGCGGAACAGGGCGAGACACAGTTCCAAGTCTTCGGCAGACGAATACACCCAGACTCATCCCGGAGATCGTCGGCCCTCACCTCATACACAACGCGGTCACTCTGAACAGCATCTTCGTGAATGTCGGGCGAGCCATCGGACCCATCATCGCGGCCGTGCTCATCTCCACGCTCGGGGTGGCCTGGTGCTTCTACATCAACGCCGGCAGCTTCATTGCCGTCGTGATCGCGCTCCTGTCATTACGGGTCTCCGCGCTGATGCCCGCACACCGAACGTCACCCGCCCGCGGGCAACTTATCGCCGGATTTCTGTATGCGCGCAGAGTCCCGCTCACCCTTGCGCCTGTCGCCATGATGGCGGTCGTCGGAACATTCACGTGCGAGTTCGAAGTGAGCCTCCCTCTGTTCGCCAAGGGTGCACTCGGGGACGTGGATGCCTCCTACCCATGGCTCATCGGCGCGTTCGGCGCCGGCTCAGTCATCGGTGGGGTCTATTGCATGTTGCGACCTGAAACGGGGATGCGCCGGCTGATCCGTGCGTCCGCCGCCTACGCCGTCAGCATGGCAGGGTTGGCGGTCGCACCGAGCGCCGCGGTCGCCGTTGCGATCCTGGTCGTAATGGCGAGCATCACATTTCTCACGACGGGTAACAGCACCATTCAAATCGCTTCCGCTCCCGAGTACCGCGGAAGAGTCACCGCGCTGTGGTCGACAGCCTTCTTAGGTACCACGCCGATCGGCTCGGCGACCATCGGGGCGATCGGTGGTATCGACCCACGCCTCGCAGTCGGCGTCGGGGCCTGCGCGTGTGTGGTCGCGGCCCTGATTGGACGGACGCTATCACGGTCGACGCGGACGTCACTTTGA
- a CDS encoding HoxN/HupN/NixA family nickel/cobalt transporter → MTPQNVPSHAPPRSDRRRTVLAFAGVSSTVIILHVVGFVLLVSPPAATEGSTGVLGIGVGLTAYTLGLRHAFDADHIAAIDNTTRKLMSDGKSPISVGFWFSLGHSSVVLGLVVLLAMGVSALAGPLGDENSALQQVTGIVGTTVSGLFLYAIAAVNIVLLVSTWRTYKRVREGATNIVAGEAASVAKGPMTKLFGGAMKAISAPWQMYPLGVLFGLGFDTATEVGLLVLAATSAASGLPWYSLLALPILFAAGMSLLDTADGVVMRYAYGWAFAEPTRKLRYNLTITGVSVVIALVVGTIELLAMLGDRLRLPDALWQWTSHVDLNTIGFSIVALLIIVWFVALAIWRRRSAHASFAVRDS, encoded by the coding sequence TTGACCCCGCAAAACGTTCCTAGCCATGCGCCGCCGAGATCGGACCGTCGTCGAACGGTCTTGGCATTCGCGGGCGTCAGCAGCACGGTCATCATCCTGCACGTGGTGGGCTTCGTGTTGCTCGTCTCCCCTCCGGCGGCGACCGAGGGATCCACGGGCGTGCTCGGCATCGGCGTCGGCCTGACCGCGTACACCCTCGGGCTCCGGCATGCCTTCGATGCGGACCACATCGCGGCGATCGACAACACCACCCGCAAGCTCATGAGCGACGGCAAGTCACCGATCTCTGTGGGCTTCTGGTTCTCTCTGGGTCACTCTTCAGTGGTTCTCGGCCTTGTGGTTCTGCTGGCGATGGGGGTCAGCGCCCTTGCCGGACCTCTCGGCGATGAGAACTCGGCCCTGCAACAGGTGACCGGCATCGTCGGAACCACCGTGTCAGGACTCTTTCTTTACGCCATCGCAGCGGTCAACATCGTTCTTCTCGTCTCGACCTGGAGGACATACAAGCGTGTGCGCGAAGGTGCGACCAATATTGTGGCTGGGGAAGCGGCGTCCGTGGCCAAAGGTCCGATGACGAAGCTCTTCGGTGGGGCCATGAAGGCGATTAGCGCACCCTGGCAGATGTACCCGCTCGGCGTGCTGTTCGGGCTTGGGTTCGACACCGCCACCGAGGTCGGCCTCCTGGTTCTCGCGGCGACGAGCGCAGCATCCGGCCTGCCCTGGTATTCGCTTCTCGCGCTTCCGATCCTCTTCGCTGCGGGCATGTCGTTGCTCGATACGGCAGACGGCGTCGTCATGCGTTACGCATACGGCTGGGCCTTTGCAGAGCCGACACGAAAACTCCGCTACAACCTGACCATCACCGGTGTCTCCGTGGTTATCGCCCTCGTCGTCGGCACAATCGAACTGCTCGCGATGCTCGGCGATCGCCTACGGCTACCGGACGCGCTGTGGCAGTGGACATCGCACGTCGACCTGAACACGATCGGGTTCAGCATTGTCGCACTCCTGATCATTGTTTGGTTTGTCGCTCTCGCCATCTGGCGGCGACGAAGCGCACACGCGTCGTTCGCTGTTCGGGACAGTTGA
- a CDS encoding DUF4331 family protein: MSHHLDSPLARQDVRLDTTDLYVFRGEIGTTLIMNVCHSLGGGKPAVGYHPEGMYELKVDLDGDDVEDLTYRFVFAELASDGSQRFLLHRVDGNDAADPFAPGTVVAEGATDAVVTGSDGVRVWAGKAGDPFWIDPTVLHAVGHAVQDGTTAHLEDWAPSGAVNVFAGHSVYAIVIEVPDETFNRRAGEANRIGVWAVASLQTDAGGWRAINRIGYPMIHPLFTQFDERLGEDLNLGRPLDDAATYARTLKERIAGLVRAYDTAEDPDAHAERFVSRFLPNILPYTVGSQAEFGFLGINGRTLTDNVSDVMFTLAANTPLGVGLGKGSVTDRPSSTFPYVPSVPAGR; the protein is encoded by the coding sequence GTGTCGCATCATCTCGACTCTCCTCTCGCGCGGCAGGACGTGCGTTTGGATACAACCGATCTCTATGTCTTCCGGGGCGAAATAGGCACCACGCTCATCATGAATGTCTGCCACTCCTTGGGTGGCGGTAAACCCGCCGTCGGGTACCACCCAGAAGGAATGTACGAGCTCAAGGTGGATCTGGACGGCGACGACGTCGAGGACCTCACGTATCGCTTCGTCTTTGCTGAGCTTGCATCGGATGGTTCCCAGCGCTTCTTGCTTCATCGCGTTGACGGCAACGACGCGGCGGACCCGTTCGCGCCGGGAACGGTGGTCGCCGAAGGCGCAACGGATGCGGTTGTGACCGGTTCCGACGGTGTCCGGGTGTGGGCCGGTAAAGCCGGTGACCCGTTCTGGATCGACCCGACGGTGCTACACGCGGTGGGACATGCGGTGCAGGACGGCACGACCGCGCACCTCGAAGACTGGGCTCCCTCAGGGGCGGTCAACGTATTTGCTGGTCACAGTGTCTACGCCATCGTCATCGAAGTTCCCGACGAAACTTTCAACCGCCGTGCGGGCGAAGCGAACCGGATAGGCGTGTGGGCGGTGGCGAGTCTGCAAACCGACGCGGGCGGATGGCGCGCGATCAATCGCATCGGCTATCCGATGATCCACCCCTTGTTCACGCAGTTCGATGAGCGACTTGGCGAGGATCTCAATCTCGGACGCCCCCTCGACGACGCGGCCACCTACGCTCGGACCCTCAAGGAGAGGATCGCGGGGCTCGTCCGCGCGTACGATACCGCCGAGGATCCGGACGCTCACGCGGAGCGGTTCGTGAGCCGGTTCTTGCCGAACATCCTGCCCTACACTGTGGGGTCGCAGGCCGAGTTCGGGTTTCTGGGGATCAACGGGCGCACGCTTACCGACAACGTCTCGGATGTGATGTTCACCCTCGCGGCCAACACACCCCTGGGGGTGGGACTCGGGAAAGGTTCGGTCACCGATCGGCCGTCTTCGACGTTCCCCTATGTCCCTTCCGTCCCTGCCGGTCGCTGA
- a CDS encoding DUF488 domain-containing protein encodes MGLKSVSVRRIYDDPLPTDGARVLVDRLWPRGVSKGAAKLDEWDKTIAPSTALREWYSHVPERFDEFASRYRIELQEPERVVQLEALRRMAQSGPLTLLTAAKRYDISEATVIAQVLRGVPAGSPTA; translated from the coding sequence GTGGGCCTGAAATCCGTGAGCGTACGCCGGATCTACGATGACCCACTCCCGACGGACGGCGCGCGTGTCCTCGTCGACCGCCTGTGGCCCCGAGGTGTGAGCAAGGGAGCCGCGAAGCTCGACGAATGGGACAAGACGATCGCGCCCTCGACGGCACTGCGGGAATGGTATAGCCACGTCCCCGAACGTTTCGACGAGTTCGCCTCCCGATACAGGATCGAACTCCAGGAACCCGAACGCGTCGTGCAGCTCGAGGCTCTGAGACGCATGGCCCAAAGCGGACCTCTGACCCTACTGACGGCAGCCAAGAGGTACGACATCAGCGAGGCCACCGTGATCGCACAGGTACTCCGCGGCGTGCCCGCGGGCTCCCCCACCGCCTGA
- a CDS encoding MFS transporter has product MSRSDLSIRHRRGILAICCLGLLLISVDNTIVNVALPQLREELGASLQSLQWVVGGYVLVLGSCLLLAGSFADRFGRKRIFLAGVVAFTLFSALSAVAPNESLLIVFRSAQGAGGAMMTPAALAIIANSYAVPAERARAIGWWGAVSGIGIAIGPLVGGPLVDAFGWRAVFWINVPVGVITLALGAAFIPESKARHPRALDPIGQLFVIGLFGFTAFAIIQFPTSGVAFDTVGATVLSITSFIALIRWESGRREPLVDLEAFRDPPFARSFLTALIAFFAFAGFLFANTFYLQDVIGITATQAGLITLPLALAIIVAGPVSGRLVAAGRSRLALTTGGLGITLAGVLLVSMSELPVWFIGVPLLLIGAGFGLLNDPINVVAISDLPPARAGVGAGLMSSAKQFGQLLGVSVIGALVASAEIASSPNTGSTPSSLLIMSATLICGGTATAIIAASMRRTKSETPIDRPLPVAFLRDQRDMP; this is encoded by the coding sequence ATGAGCCGGTCCGATCTCAGCATCCGGCATCGGCGGGGCATCTTGGCCATCTGCTGCCTCGGCCTGCTCCTCATCTCGGTGGATAACACCATCGTGAACGTCGCACTTCCGCAGTTGCGAGAGGAACTGGGCGCCAGTCTGCAAAGCCTGCAATGGGTGGTCGGCGGCTACGTCCTCGTGCTTGGCAGTTGCCTTCTGCTCGCCGGTTCGTTTGCTGACCGGTTCGGTCGCAAACGCATTTTCCTCGCAGGAGTCGTCGCATTCACATTGTTCTCCGCGCTGTCGGCTGTCGCTCCGAACGAATCTCTTCTCATCGTCTTTCGATCTGCCCAAGGAGCGGGCGGTGCGATGATGACTCCGGCTGCTCTCGCGATCATCGCTAATTCCTACGCGGTCCCCGCCGAGCGCGCTCGCGCGATCGGTTGGTGGGGGGCCGTCAGCGGTATCGGTATCGCCATCGGTCCACTCGTAGGTGGCCCCCTCGTTGACGCCTTTGGGTGGCGGGCGGTGTTCTGGATCAACGTTCCTGTCGGGGTGATCACGCTCGCGTTGGGTGCCGCTTTCATCCCCGAATCCAAGGCGCGGCACCCGAGAGCTCTCGACCCGATAGGTCAGTTGTTCGTGATCGGCCTCTTCGGATTCACCGCATTCGCGATCATCCAGTTCCCGACGAGTGGAGTTGCATTCGATACGGTCGGCGCGACGGTGCTGTCAATCACCAGCTTCATCGCCTTGATCAGGTGGGAGAGCGGTCGAAGAGAACCGCTCGTCGATCTCGAAGCGTTTCGCGACCCGCCCTTCGCTCGCTCCTTCCTGACCGCGCTCATCGCGTTTTTCGCGTTCGCGGGATTTCTGTTCGCGAACACGTTCTACTTGCAGGACGTCATTGGGATCACCGCGACGCAGGCGGGGCTGATAACCCTTCCTCTCGCTCTCGCGATAATTGTCGCTGGACCGGTGTCGGGGCGCCTCGTGGCAGCGGGCCGAAGTCGTCTTGCCCTCACGACCGGTGGACTCGGCATCACGCTCGCCGGCGTGCTTCTGGTCTCGATGTCGGAATTGCCAGTTTGGTTCATCGGGGTTCCATTGCTTCTCATCGGTGCAGGTTTTGGTCTTCTGAATGACCCCATCAACGTCGTCGCCATCTCTGATCTGCCGCCCGCACGCGCCGGTGTCGGCGCTGGGCTCATGTCCTCAGCCAAGCAATTCGGACAGCTGCTCGGCGTCAGCGTGATCGGAGCCCTCGTCGCCAGTGCCGAGATCGCTTCCAGCCCGAACACCGGCTCGACTCCGTCATCGCTGCTCATCATGAGCGCGACACTCATATGCGGCGGCACCGCGACCGCCATCATCGCTGCGAGCATGCGTCGCACGAAGAGCGAGACGCCGATCGACCGCCCGCTTCCCGTCGCGTTCCTGCGTGACCAACGAGACATGCCCTGA
- a CDS encoding helix-turn-helix transcriptional regulator, translated as MNASHPLTEKTTAYWDGRSSNEHVGTRGDYPRSARSSLIGLPNSPSFGDHPVAGQAPANPMASSPPPHRFADGRSAREQLWGRDYELAQLAHFLELATRTGGALVVVGEPGVGKTALLNQVARQAAHDLHARQLRGAGFEFEAKLSFAGLHQLMLPVLHTLEGVAEPHRTALNTALGMDVGDPPDHIMLTTSLLVWLRQLAAEEPVALIFDDIQWTDPATARILSLVARRLEGMPVALVVSQRTGEGSPLDRRHVVELELAPIDAAASEALLREHSPHLHPAVRRRIEHVAAGNPLALVELPRGLSTGQEVGSEMLPESTPLTERLRRLFADRVEELPDSTRELLLLAALHGVDDASFAPLIAAAADDLVRAESTGLVHVARDGQHLRFRHPLTRAAIVEMATPGDRRSAHARLARLASNPFARALHRAESTVGFDDDVARDLDDAAITALGRGDVVRAITVMIRAAELTTDLPRRSRRLAEAAYLGSHVTGRMDGAQAMLHRARLANPDAVSTLESATAAASHLANSEGGVDSAHRMLTAALDATPRAEREPRALEAAVTTMLFICAFGGREELWAGFEDIVGRFAGELPRALSLSNITFGDPARSAPSELRELDSIVAMTDNDVNPVRVLQVAVAGHYVNRMPKRAVERVINDARAGGAVAAGATCLIMLAADAFFEGRWDEARHLSDECIAMCEEHGLKTIQWGGMSPRMLVAAGRGDKGFLAYAHEQMRNWALPRRAGAVPTFVANADGLLALGEGRFRDAYEHYLTIGKPGTFPVHEQVTMWTVLDVVEACVGSGLLDEAQLHVHAASNLGLREISPRLRLLCDAAAAFAAPDESYEQAFETVLASPLSDTWPFHLARVELAYGDRLRHHREMRRARPHLERAAGIFSALNALPWAERAAAALRATGQVRRRSFSQEATDLTPQEKEVARLAASGLSNKQIGERMFLSARTVSGHLYRVFPKLGVSSRAGLRDALMAVPPTGGPETRTTVVDRLE; from the coding sequence ATGAACGCATCACATCCGCTCACCGAGAAGACGACGGCGTATTGGGACGGCCGATCGAGCAACGAACACGTTGGCACTAGGGGGGACTATCCCAGATCCGCCCGGTCCTCGCTCATTGGCCTCCCGAACTCACCGTCGTTCGGCGATCATCCTGTCGCCGGGCAAGCGCCGGCAAATCCGATGGCGTCGTCCCCACCTCCACACCGGTTCGCCGATGGTCGCTCGGCGCGGGAACAGCTGTGGGGAAGGGATTACGAACTCGCCCAACTCGCGCACTTCCTAGAGCTTGCCACGCGGACGGGCGGCGCCCTGGTTGTTGTCGGTGAGCCAGGCGTCGGCAAGACCGCGCTCCTCAATCAGGTCGCTCGGCAGGCGGCCCATGATCTGCATGCCCGCCAACTGCGAGGTGCCGGCTTCGAGTTCGAGGCCAAGCTCAGCTTCGCGGGCCTGCACCAGCTCATGTTGCCTGTCCTCCACACGCTCGAGGGCGTTGCGGAGCCCCACCGCACGGCTCTCAACACAGCACTGGGGATGGACGTAGGCGACCCGCCGGACCACATCATGCTCACGACGAGCCTTCTCGTCTGGCTGCGGCAGCTCGCCGCAGAGGAGCCAGTTGCATTGATCTTCGACGACATCCAATGGACGGATCCCGCGACTGCACGGATTCTGAGTCTGGTCGCACGTCGACTCGAAGGTATGCCGGTGGCACTGGTGGTCTCGCAGCGCACGGGCGAAGGGTCGCCGTTAGATCGGAGACATGTCGTCGAACTCGAACTCGCACCGATCGATGCGGCTGCCTCAGAGGCTCTGCTTCGTGAGCACAGCCCTCACCTCCACCCGGCGGTTCGCCGACGCATCGAGCACGTCGCCGCCGGGAATCCGCTCGCGCTGGTCGAACTGCCTCGCGGACTCTCGACGGGACAAGAGGTCGGGAGCGAGATGCTGCCCGAATCGACGCCCCTCACAGAGCGACTTCGCCGACTGTTTGCTGACCGGGTGGAGGAACTTCCCGACTCGACCCGAGAGCTCCTGCTGCTCGCAGCACTACACGGCGTCGATGATGCGTCGTTCGCCCCGCTTATCGCGGCAGCCGCCGATGACCTTGTTCGAGCGGAGAGCACGGGACTCGTCCACGTGGCGCGCGATGGCCAGCACCTGAGGTTCCGGCACCCCTTGACCCGTGCCGCCATAGTCGAGATGGCTACACCCGGCGACCGGAGATCAGCCCATGCGCGGCTTGCGCGACTCGCATCGAACCCCTTCGCTCGGGCGTTGCACCGTGCCGAATCCACGGTCGGCTTCGATGATGACGTTGCCCGTGACCTCGACGATGCGGCGATCACTGCGCTGGGACGGGGCGACGTTGTCCGGGCTATCACCGTCATGATTCGAGCAGCGGAGCTCACAACCGATCTTCCGCGCCGGTCTCGACGACTTGCCGAGGCAGCGTATCTCGGCTCGCACGTCACGGGCCGGATGGACGGTGCACAGGCCATGCTGCACCGGGCGCGCCTTGCCAACCCGGACGCAGTGAGCACCCTGGAGAGCGCAACTGCCGCAGCATCCCACCTTGCGAATAGCGAAGGTGGCGTTGACTCTGCGCACCGCATGCTTACGGCAGCCCTTGATGCGACACCGCGTGCCGAGCGCGAGCCCCGCGCCTTGGAAGCTGCGGTCACCACGATGTTGTTCATATGCGCCTTCGGCGGGCGGGAGGAACTGTGGGCAGGCTTCGAAGACATCGTTGGACGATTTGCGGGCGAACTACCTCGAGCCCTGTCCCTGAGCAACATCACTTTCGGCGACCCTGCGCGGAGCGCACCGTCTGAACTGCGGGAGCTCGATTCGATCGTCGCAATGACGGACAACGACGTGAATCCGGTTCGTGTGCTGCAAGTGGCGGTCGCGGGGCACTACGTCAATCGGATGCCGAAACGTGCCGTGGAGCGCGTGATCAACGATGCCCGCGCAGGGGGTGCGGTAGCTGCAGGCGCCACCTGCCTGATCATGCTCGCTGCGGACGCGTTCTTTGAGGGTCGATGGGACGAGGCGCGCCATCTGTCCGACGAGTGCATCGCCATGTGTGAAGAGCACGGGCTGAAGACGATCCAGTGGGGCGGGATGAGCCCTCGGATGTTGGTCGCTGCAGGCAGGGGTGACAAAGGCTTCCTCGCGTACGCCCACGAACAGATGCGCAACTGGGCTCTGCCGCGGCGCGCCGGCGCCGTTCCCACCTTCGTCGCAAACGCCGACGGACTCTTGGCCCTCGGGGAAGGACGGTTCCGGGATGCATATGAGCACTATCTGACCATCGGGAAGCCGGGCACTTTTCCCGTTCATGAACAAGTGACCATGTGGACGGTGCTGGATGTTGTCGAAGCGTGCGTCGGTAGCGGCCTGCTCGACGAAGCTCAGTTGCATGTGCACGCAGCCTCCAATCTCGGTCTTCGCGAGATCTCGCCGAGGCTGCGTCTGCTTTGTGACGCCGCGGCGGCGTTTGCTGCGCCCGATGAGTCCTACGAGCAGGCATTCGAGACGGTGCTTGCCTCTCCACTGTCGGACACCTGGCCGTTTCACTTGGCCCGTGTGGAACTGGCCTACGGCGACAGACTTCGCCATCATCGTGAAATGCGCCGCGCTCGACCACACCTCGAGCGGGCGGCGGGGATCTTCTCCGCGCTTAACGCACTGCCATGGGCAGAGCGTGCTGCGGCCGCACTACGCGCTACGGGGCAGGTTAGGCGGCGCTCGTTCTCACAAGAGGCGACCGACCTCACGCCCCAGGAGAAGGAAGTTGCGCGACTGGCCGCTAGCGGCTTGAGCAACAAACAGATCGGTGAGCGCATGTTCCTGTCAGCGCGAACAGTGAGCGGGCACCTCTACCGCGTGTTCCCGAAACTGGGAGTCAGCAGTCGCGCCGGCCTGCGCGACGCTCTCATGGCGGTGCCGCCCACTGGTGGTCCCGAGACGCGGACCACAGTCGTGGACCGCCTCGAATGA